A window of the Pongo abelii isolate AG06213 chromosome 10, NHGRI_mPonAbe1-v2.0_pri, whole genome shotgun sequence genome harbors these coding sequences:
- the AMHR2 gene encoding anti-Muellerian hormone type-2 receptor isoform X9 — protein MLGSLGLWALLPTAVEAPPNRRTCVFFEAPGVRGSTKTLGELLDTGTELPRAIRCLYSRCCFGIWNLTQDRAQVEMQGCRDSDEPGCESLHCDPSPRAHPSPGSTLFTCSCGTDFCNANYSHLPPPGSPGTPGSQGPQAAPGESIWMALVLLGLFLLLLLLLGSIILALLQRKNYRVRGEPVPEPRPDSGRDWSVELQELPELCFSQVIREGGHAVVWAGQLQGKLVAIKAFPPRSVAQFQAERALYELPGLQHDHIVRFITASRGGPGPLVSGPLLVLELHPKGSLCHYLTQHTSDWGSSLRMALSLAQGLAFLHEERWQNGQYKPGIAHRDLSSQNVLIREDGSCAIGDLGLALVLPGLTQPPAWTPTQPQGPAAIMEAGTQRYMAPELLDKTLDLQDWGMALRRADIYSLALLLWEILSRCPDLSPAVHHPSNWPMRQNWAIPLPLMSYGPWQCRRGGVPTSHPPGAALPQTLMG, from the exons ATGCTAGGGTCTTTGGGGCTTTGGGCATTACTTCCCACAGCTGTGGAAG CACCCCCAAACAGGCGAACCTGTGTGTTCTTTGAGGCCCCTGGAGTGCGGGGAAGCACAAAGACACTGGGAGAGCTGCTAGATACAGGCACAGAGCTCCCCAGAGCTATCCGCTGCCTCTACAGCCGCTGCTGCTTTGGGATCTGGAACCTGACCCAAGACCGGGCACAGGTGGAAATGCAAG GATGCCGAGACAGTGATGAGCCAGGCTGTGAGTCCCTCCACTGTGACCCAAGTCCCCGAGCCCACCCCAGCCCTGGCTCCACTCTCTTCACCTGCTCCTGTGGCACTGACTTCTGCAATGCCAATTACAGCCATCTGCCTCCTCCAGGGAGTCCTGGGACTCCTGGCTCCCAGGGTCCCCAGGCTGCCCCAG GTGAGTCCATCTGGATGGCACTGGTGCTGCTGGggctgttcctcctcctcctgctgctgctgggcAGCATCATCTTGG CCCTGCTACAGCGAAAGAACTACAGAGTGCGAGGTGAGCCAGTGCCAGAGCCAAGGCCAGACTCAGGCAGGGACTGGAGTGTGGAGCTGCAGGAGCTGCCCGAGCTGTGTTTCTCCCAG GTAATCCGGGAAGGAGGTCATGCAGTGGTTTGGGCCGGGCAGCTGCAAGGAAAACTGGTTGCCATCAAGGCCTTCCCACCGAGGTCTGTGGCTCAGTTCCAAGCTGAGAGAGCATTGTACGAACTTCCAGGCCTACAGCACGACCACATTGTCCGATTTATCACTGCCAGCCGGGGGGGCCCTGGCCCCCTGGTCTCTGGGCCCCTGCTGGTACTGGAACTGCATCCCAAG GGCTCCCTGTGCCACTACTTGACCCAGCACACCAGTGACTGGGGAAGTTCCCTGCGGATGGCACTGTCCCTGGCCCAAGGCCTGGCATTTCTCCATGAGGAGCGCTGGCAGAATG GCCAATATAAACCAGGTATTGCCCACCGAGATCTGAGCAGCCAGAATGTGCTCATTCGGGAAGATGGATCATGTGCCATTGGAGACCTGGGCCTTGCCTTGGTGCTCCCTGGCCTCACTCAGCCCCCTGCCTGGACCCCTACTCAACCACAAGGCCCAGCTGCCATCATGGAA GCTGGCACCCAGAGGTACATGGCACCAGAGCTCTTGGACAAGACTCTGGACCTACAGGATTGGGGCATGGCCCTCCGACGAGCTGATATTTACTCTTTGGCTCTGCTCCTGTGGGAGATACTGAGCCGCTGCCCAGATTTGAGTCCTG CAGTCCACCACCCTTCCAACTGGCCTATGAGGCAGAACTGGGCAATACCCCTACCTCTGATGAGCTATGGGCCTTGGCAGTGCAGGAGAGGAGGCGTCCCTACATCCCATCCACCTGGCGCTGCTTTGCCACA GACCCTGATGGGCTGA
- the AMHR2 gene encoding anti-Muellerian hormone type-2 receptor isoform X11 translates to MLGSLGLWALLPTAVEAPPNRRTCVFFEAPGVRGSTKTLGELLDTGTELPRAIRCLYSRCCFGIWNLTQDRAQVEMQGCRDSDEPGCESLHCDPSPRAHPSPGSTLFTCSCGTDFCNANYSHLPPPGSPGTPGSQGPQAAPGESIWMALVLLGLFLLLLLLLGSIILALLQRKNYRVRGEPVPEPRPDSGRDWSVELQELPELCFSQVIREGGHAVVWAGQLQGKLVAIKAFPPRSVAQFQAERALYELPGLQHDHIVRFITASRGGPGPLVSGPLLVLELHPKGSLCHYLTQHTSDWGSSLRMALSLAQGLAFLHEERWQNGQYKPGIAHRDLSSQNVLIREDGSCAIGDLGLALVLPGLTQPPAWTPTQPQGPAAIMEDPDGLRELLEDCWDADPEARLTAECVQQRLAALAHPQESHSFPESCPRGCPPLCPEDCTSIAAPTILPCRPQRSA, encoded by the exons ATGCTAGGGTCTTTGGGGCTTTGGGCATTACTTCCCACAGCTGTGGAAG CACCCCCAAACAGGCGAACCTGTGTGTTCTTTGAGGCCCCTGGAGTGCGGGGAAGCACAAAGACACTGGGAGAGCTGCTAGATACAGGCACAGAGCTCCCCAGAGCTATCCGCTGCCTCTACAGCCGCTGCTGCTTTGGGATCTGGAACCTGACCCAAGACCGGGCACAGGTGGAAATGCAAG GATGCCGAGACAGTGATGAGCCAGGCTGTGAGTCCCTCCACTGTGACCCAAGTCCCCGAGCCCACCCCAGCCCTGGCTCCACTCTCTTCACCTGCTCCTGTGGCACTGACTTCTGCAATGCCAATTACAGCCATCTGCCTCCTCCAGGGAGTCCTGGGACTCCTGGCTCCCAGGGTCCCCAGGCTGCCCCAG GTGAGTCCATCTGGATGGCACTGGTGCTGCTGGggctgttcctcctcctcctgctgctgctgggcAGCATCATCTTGG CCCTGCTACAGCGAAAGAACTACAGAGTGCGAGGTGAGCCAGTGCCAGAGCCAAGGCCAGACTCAGGCAGGGACTGGAGTGTGGAGCTGCAGGAGCTGCCCGAGCTGTGTTTCTCCCAG GTAATCCGGGAAGGAGGTCATGCAGTGGTTTGGGCCGGGCAGCTGCAAGGAAAACTGGTTGCCATCAAGGCCTTCCCACCGAGGTCTGTGGCTCAGTTCCAAGCTGAGAGAGCATTGTACGAACTTCCAGGCCTACAGCACGACCACATTGTCCGATTTATCACTGCCAGCCGGGGGGGCCCTGGCCCCCTGGTCTCTGGGCCCCTGCTGGTACTGGAACTGCATCCCAAG GGCTCCCTGTGCCACTACTTGACCCAGCACACCAGTGACTGGGGAAGTTCCCTGCGGATGGCACTGTCCCTGGCCCAAGGCCTGGCATTTCTCCATGAGGAGCGCTGGCAGAATG GCCAATATAAACCAGGTATTGCCCACCGAGATCTGAGCAGCCAGAATGTGCTCATTCGGGAAGATGGATCATGTGCCATTGGAGACCTGGGCCTTGCCTTGGTGCTCCCTGGCCTCACTCAGCCCCCTGCCTGGACCCCTACTCAACCACAAGGCCCAGCTGCCATCATGGAA GACCCTGATGGGCTGAGGGAGCTCCTAGAAGACTGTTGGGATGCAGACCCAGAAGCACGGCTGACGGCTGAGTGTGTACAGCAGCGCCTGGCTGCCCTGGCCCATCCTCAGGAGAGCCACTCCTTTCCAGAGAGCTGTCCACGGGGCTGCCCACCTCTCTGCCCAGAAGACTGTACTTCAATTGCTGCCCCTACCATCCTCCCCTGTAGGCCTCAGCGGAGTGCCTGA
- the AMHR2 gene encoding anti-Muellerian hormone type-2 receptor isoform X3 yields MLGSLGLWALLPTAVEAPPNRRTCVFFEAPGVRGSTKTLGELLDTGTELPRAIRCLYSRCCFGIWNLTQDRAQVEMQGCRDSDEPGCESLHCDPSPRAHPSPGSTLFTCSCGTDFCNANYSHLPPPGSPGTPGSQGPQAAPGESIWMALVLLGLFLLLLLLLGSIILALLQRKNYRVRGEPVPEPRPDSGRDWSVELQELPELCFSQVIREGGHAVVWAGQLQGKLVAIKAFPPRSVAQFQAERALYELPGLQHDHIVRFITASRGGPGPLVSGPLLVLELHPKGSLCHYLTQHTSDWGSSLRMALSLAQGLAFLHEERWQNGQYKPGIAHRDLSSQNVLIREDGSCAIGDLGLALVLPGLTQPPAWTPTQPQGPAAIMEAGTQRYMAPELLDKTLDLQDWGMALRRADIYSLALLLWEILSRCPDLSPDSSPPPFQLAYEAELGNTPTSDELWALAVQERRRPYIPSTWRCFATDPDGLRELLEDCWDADPEARLTAECVQQRLAALAHPQESHSFPESCPRGCPPLCPEDCTSIAAPTILPCRPQRSA; encoded by the exons ATGCTAGGGTCTTTGGGGCTTTGGGCATTACTTCCCACAGCTGTGGAAG CACCCCCAAACAGGCGAACCTGTGTGTTCTTTGAGGCCCCTGGAGTGCGGGGAAGCACAAAGACACTGGGAGAGCTGCTAGATACAGGCACAGAGCTCCCCAGAGCTATCCGCTGCCTCTACAGCCGCTGCTGCTTTGGGATCTGGAACCTGACCCAAGACCGGGCACAGGTGGAAATGCAAG GATGCCGAGACAGTGATGAGCCAGGCTGTGAGTCCCTCCACTGTGACCCAAGTCCCCGAGCCCACCCCAGCCCTGGCTCCACTCTCTTCACCTGCTCCTGTGGCACTGACTTCTGCAATGCCAATTACAGCCATCTGCCTCCTCCAGGGAGTCCTGGGACTCCTGGCTCCCAGGGTCCCCAGGCTGCCCCAG GTGAGTCCATCTGGATGGCACTGGTGCTGCTGGggctgttcctcctcctcctgctgctgctgggcAGCATCATCTTGG CCCTGCTACAGCGAAAGAACTACAGAGTGCGAGGTGAGCCAGTGCCAGAGCCAAGGCCAGACTCAGGCAGGGACTGGAGTGTGGAGCTGCAGGAGCTGCCCGAGCTGTGTTTCTCCCAG GTAATCCGGGAAGGAGGTCATGCAGTGGTTTGGGCCGGGCAGCTGCAAGGAAAACTGGTTGCCATCAAGGCCTTCCCACCGAGGTCTGTGGCTCAGTTCCAAGCTGAGAGAGCATTGTACGAACTTCCAGGCCTACAGCACGACCACATTGTCCGATTTATCACTGCCAGCCGGGGGGGCCCTGGCCCCCTGGTCTCTGGGCCCCTGCTGGTACTGGAACTGCATCCCAAG GGCTCCCTGTGCCACTACTTGACCCAGCACACCAGTGACTGGGGAAGTTCCCTGCGGATGGCACTGTCCCTGGCCCAAGGCCTGGCATTTCTCCATGAGGAGCGCTGGCAGAATG GCCAATATAAACCAGGTATTGCCCACCGAGATCTGAGCAGCCAGAATGTGCTCATTCGGGAAGATGGATCATGTGCCATTGGAGACCTGGGCCTTGCCTTGGTGCTCCCTGGCCTCACTCAGCCCCCTGCCTGGACCCCTACTCAACCACAAGGCCCAGCTGCCATCATGGAA GCTGGCACCCAGAGGTACATGGCACCAGAGCTCTTGGACAAGACTCTGGACCTACAGGATTGGGGCATGGCCCTCCGACGAGCTGATATTTACTCTTTGGCTCTGCTCCTGTGGGAGATACTGAGCCGCTGCCCAGATTTGAGTCCTG ACAGCAGTCCACCACCCTTCCAACTGGCCTATGAGGCAGAACTGGGCAATACCCCTACCTCTGATGAGCTATGGGCCTTGGCAGTGCAGGAGAGGAGGCGTCCCTACATCCCATCCACCTGGCGCTGCTTTGCCACA GACCCTGATGGGCTGAGGGAGCTCCTAGAAGACTGTTGGGATGCAGACCCAGAAGCACGGCTGACGGCTGAGTGTGTACAGCAGCGCCTGGCTGCCCTGGCCCATCCTCAGGAGAGCCACTCCTTTCCAGAGAGCTGTCCACGGGGCTGCCCACCTCTCTGCCCAGAAGACTGTACTTCAATTGCTGCCCCTACCATCCTCCCCTGTAGGCCTCAGCGGAGTGCCTGA
- the AMHR2 gene encoding anti-Muellerian hormone type-2 receptor isoform X8: MLGSLGLWALLPTAVEAPPNRRTCVFFEAPGVRGSTKTLGELLDTGTELPRAIRCLYSRCCFGIWNLTQDRAQVEMQGESIWMALVLLGLFLLLLLLLGSIILALLQRKNYRVRGEPVPEPRPDSGRDWSVELQELPELCFSQVIREGGHAVVWAGQLQGKLVAIKAFPPRSVAQFQAERALYELPGLQHDHIVRFITASRGGPGPLVSGPLLVLELHPKGSLCHYLTQHTSDWGSSLRMALSLAQGLAFLHEERWQNGQYKPGIAHRDLSSQNVLIREDGSCAIGDLGLALVLPGLTQPPAWTPTQPQGPAAIMEAGTQRYMAPELLDKTLDLQDWGMALRRADIYSLALLLWEILSRCPDLSPDSSPPPFQLAYEAELGNTPTSDELWALAVQERRRPYIPSTWRCFATDPDGLRELLEDCWDADPEARLTAECVQQRLAALAHPQESHSFPESCPRGCPPLCPEDCTSIAAPTILPCRPQRSA; this comes from the exons ATGCTAGGGTCTTTGGGGCTTTGGGCATTACTTCCCACAGCTGTGGAAG CACCCCCAAACAGGCGAACCTGTGTGTTCTTTGAGGCCCCTGGAGTGCGGGGAAGCACAAAGACACTGGGAGAGCTGCTAGATACAGGCACAGAGCTCCCCAGAGCTATCCGCTGCCTCTACAGCCGCTGCTGCTTTGGGATCTGGAACCTGACCCAAGACCGGGCACAGGTGGAAATGCAAG GTGAGTCCATCTGGATGGCACTGGTGCTGCTGGggctgttcctcctcctcctgctgctgctgggcAGCATCATCTTGG CCCTGCTACAGCGAAAGAACTACAGAGTGCGAGGTGAGCCAGTGCCAGAGCCAAGGCCAGACTCAGGCAGGGACTGGAGTGTGGAGCTGCAGGAGCTGCCCGAGCTGTGTTTCTCCCAG GTAATCCGGGAAGGAGGTCATGCAGTGGTTTGGGCCGGGCAGCTGCAAGGAAAACTGGTTGCCATCAAGGCCTTCCCACCGAGGTCTGTGGCTCAGTTCCAAGCTGAGAGAGCATTGTACGAACTTCCAGGCCTACAGCACGACCACATTGTCCGATTTATCACTGCCAGCCGGGGGGGCCCTGGCCCCCTGGTCTCTGGGCCCCTGCTGGTACTGGAACTGCATCCCAAG GGCTCCCTGTGCCACTACTTGACCCAGCACACCAGTGACTGGGGAAGTTCCCTGCGGATGGCACTGTCCCTGGCCCAAGGCCTGGCATTTCTCCATGAGGAGCGCTGGCAGAATG GCCAATATAAACCAGGTATTGCCCACCGAGATCTGAGCAGCCAGAATGTGCTCATTCGGGAAGATGGATCATGTGCCATTGGAGACCTGGGCCTTGCCTTGGTGCTCCCTGGCCTCACTCAGCCCCCTGCCTGGACCCCTACTCAACCACAAGGCCCAGCTGCCATCATGGAA GCTGGCACCCAGAGGTACATGGCACCAGAGCTCTTGGACAAGACTCTGGACCTACAGGATTGGGGCATGGCCCTCCGACGAGCTGATATTTACTCTTTGGCTCTGCTCCTGTGGGAGATACTGAGCCGCTGCCCAGATTTGAGTCCTG ACAGCAGTCCACCACCCTTCCAACTGGCCTATGAGGCAGAACTGGGCAATACCCCTACCTCTGATGAGCTATGGGCCTTGGCAGTGCAGGAGAGGAGGCGTCCCTACATCCCATCCACCTGGCGCTGCTTTGCCACA GACCCTGATGGGCTGAGGGAGCTCCTAGAAGACTGTTGGGATGCAGACCCAGAAGCACGGCTGACGGCTGAGTGTGTACAGCAGCGCCTGGCTGCCCTGGCCCATCCTCAGGAGAGCCACTCCTTTCCAGAGAGCTGTCCACGGGGCTGCCCACCTCTCTGCCCAGAAGACTGTACTTCAATTGCTGCCCCTACCATCCTCCCCTGTAGGCCTCAGCGGAGTGCCTGA
- the AMHR2 gene encoding anti-Muellerian hormone type-2 receptor isoform X7 — MAGLRFQASADPASSCGFTILTLGCETCFVYSFGQLFASAFTPILNPFLSPPWASAPPNRRTCVFFEAPGVRGSTKTLGELLDTGTELPRAIRCLYSRCCFGIWNLTQDRAQVEMQGCRDSDEPGCESLHCDPSPRAHPSPGSTLFTCSCGTDFCNANYSHLPPPGSPGTPGSQGPQAAPGESIWMALVLLGLFLLLLLLLGSIILALLQRKNYRVRGEPVPEPRPDSGRDWSVELQELPELCFSQVIREGGHAVVWAGQLQGKLVAIKAFPPRSVAQFQAERALYELPGLQHDHIVRFITASRGGPGPLVSGPLLVLELHPKGSLCHYLTQHTSDWGSSLRMALSLAQGLAFLHEERWQNGQYKPGIAHRDLSSQNVLIREDGSCAIGDLGLALVLPGLTQPPAWTPTQPQGPAAIMEDPDGLRELLEDCWDADPEARLTAECVQQRLAALAHPQESHSFPESCPRGCPPLCPEDCTSIAAPTILPCRPQRSA, encoded by the exons ATGGCAGGGCTCAGGTTCCAGGCCTCTGCTGACCCTGCTTCCTCCTGTGGCTTTACCATACTGACGCTGGGATGTGAAACATGTTTTGTCTATTCTTTTGGCCAGTTGTTTGCCTCTGCATTCACTCCCATCTtgaatcctttcctttccccacccTGGGCCTCAGCACCCCCAAACAGGCGAACCTGTGTGTTCTTTGAGGCCCCTGGAGTGCGGGGAAGCACAAAGACACTGGGAGAGCTGCTAGATACAGGCACAGAGCTCCCCAGAGCTATCCGCTGCCTCTACAGCCGCTGCTGCTTTGGGATCTGGAACCTGACCCAAGACCGGGCACAGGTGGAAATGCAAG GATGCCGAGACAGTGATGAGCCAGGCTGTGAGTCCCTCCACTGTGACCCAAGTCCCCGAGCCCACCCCAGCCCTGGCTCCACTCTCTTCACCTGCTCCTGTGGCACTGACTTCTGCAATGCCAATTACAGCCATCTGCCTCCTCCAGGGAGTCCTGGGACTCCTGGCTCCCAGGGTCCCCAGGCTGCCCCAG GTGAGTCCATCTGGATGGCACTGGTGCTGCTGGggctgttcctcctcctcctgctgctgctgggcAGCATCATCTTGG CCCTGCTACAGCGAAAGAACTACAGAGTGCGAGGTGAGCCAGTGCCAGAGCCAAGGCCAGACTCAGGCAGGGACTGGAGTGTGGAGCTGCAGGAGCTGCCCGAGCTGTGTTTCTCCCAG GTAATCCGGGAAGGAGGTCATGCAGTGGTTTGGGCCGGGCAGCTGCAAGGAAAACTGGTTGCCATCAAGGCCTTCCCACCGAGGTCTGTGGCTCAGTTCCAAGCTGAGAGAGCATTGTACGAACTTCCAGGCCTACAGCACGACCACATTGTCCGATTTATCACTGCCAGCCGGGGGGGCCCTGGCCCCCTGGTCTCTGGGCCCCTGCTGGTACTGGAACTGCATCCCAAG GGCTCCCTGTGCCACTACTTGACCCAGCACACCAGTGACTGGGGAAGTTCCCTGCGGATGGCACTGTCCCTGGCCCAAGGCCTGGCATTTCTCCATGAGGAGCGCTGGCAGAATG GCCAATATAAACCAGGTATTGCCCACCGAGATCTGAGCAGCCAGAATGTGCTCATTCGGGAAGATGGATCATGTGCCATTGGAGACCTGGGCCTTGCCTTGGTGCTCCCTGGCCTCACTCAGCCCCCTGCCTGGACCCCTACTCAACCACAAGGCCCAGCTGCCATCATGGAA GACCCTGATGGGCTGAGGGAGCTCCTAGAAGACTGTTGGGATGCAGACCCAGAAGCACGGCTGACGGCTGAGTGTGTACAGCAGCGCCTGGCTGCCCTGGCCCATCCTCAGGAGAGCCACTCCTTTCCAGAGAGCTGTCCACGGGGCTGCCCACCTCTCTGCCCAGAAGACTGTACTTCAATTGCTGCCCCTACCATCCTCCCCTGTAGGCCTCAGCGGAGTGCCTGA
- the AMHR2 gene encoding anti-Muellerian hormone type-2 receptor isoform X1: protein MAGLRFQASADPASSCGFTILTLGCETCFVYSFGQLFASAFTPILNPFLSPPWASAPPNRRTCVFFEAPGVRGSTKTLGELLDTGTELPRAIRCLYSRCCFGIWNLTQDRAQVEMQGCRDSDEPGCESLHCDPSPRAHPSPGSTLFTCSCGTDFCNANYSHLPPPGSPGTPGSQGPQAAPGESIWMALVLLGLFLLLLLLLGSIILALLQRKNYRVRGEPVPEPRPDSGRDWSVELQELPELCFSQVIREGGHAVVWAGQLQGKLVAIKAFPPRSVAQFQAERALYELPGLQHDHIVRFITASRGGPGPLVSGPLLVLELHPKGSLCHYLTQHTSDWGSSLRMALSLAQGLAFLHEERWQNGQYKPGIAHRDLSSQNVLIREDGSCAIGDLGLALVLPGLTQPPAWTPTQPQGPAAIMEAGTQRYMAPELLDKTLDLQDWGMALRRADIYSLALLLWEILSRCPDLSPDSSPPPFQLAYEAELGNTPTSDELWALAVQERRRPYIPSTWRCFATDPDGLRELLEDCWDADPEARLTAECVQQRLAALAHPQESHSFPESCPRGCPPLCPEDCTSIAAPTILPCRPQRSA, encoded by the exons ATGGCAGGGCTCAGGTTCCAGGCCTCTGCTGACCCTGCTTCCTCCTGTGGCTTTACCATACTGACGCTGGGATGTGAAACATGTTTTGTCTATTCTTTTGGCCAGTTGTTTGCCTCTGCATTCACTCCCATCTtgaatcctttcctttccccacccTGGGCCTCAGCACCCCCAAACAGGCGAACCTGTGTGTTCTTTGAGGCCCCTGGAGTGCGGGGAAGCACAAAGACACTGGGAGAGCTGCTAGATACAGGCACAGAGCTCCCCAGAGCTATCCGCTGCCTCTACAGCCGCTGCTGCTTTGGGATCTGGAACCTGACCCAAGACCGGGCACAGGTGGAAATGCAAG GATGCCGAGACAGTGATGAGCCAGGCTGTGAGTCCCTCCACTGTGACCCAAGTCCCCGAGCCCACCCCAGCCCTGGCTCCACTCTCTTCACCTGCTCCTGTGGCACTGACTTCTGCAATGCCAATTACAGCCATCTGCCTCCTCCAGGGAGTCCTGGGACTCCTGGCTCCCAGGGTCCCCAGGCTGCCCCAG GTGAGTCCATCTGGATGGCACTGGTGCTGCTGGggctgttcctcctcctcctgctgctgctgggcAGCATCATCTTGG CCCTGCTACAGCGAAAGAACTACAGAGTGCGAGGTGAGCCAGTGCCAGAGCCAAGGCCAGACTCAGGCAGGGACTGGAGTGTGGAGCTGCAGGAGCTGCCCGAGCTGTGTTTCTCCCAG GTAATCCGGGAAGGAGGTCATGCAGTGGTTTGGGCCGGGCAGCTGCAAGGAAAACTGGTTGCCATCAAGGCCTTCCCACCGAGGTCTGTGGCTCAGTTCCAAGCTGAGAGAGCATTGTACGAACTTCCAGGCCTACAGCACGACCACATTGTCCGATTTATCACTGCCAGCCGGGGGGGCCCTGGCCCCCTGGTCTCTGGGCCCCTGCTGGTACTGGAACTGCATCCCAAG GGCTCCCTGTGCCACTACTTGACCCAGCACACCAGTGACTGGGGAAGTTCCCTGCGGATGGCACTGTCCCTGGCCCAAGGCCTGGCATTTCTCCATGAGGAGCGCTGGCAGAATG GCCAATATAAACCAGGTATTGCCCACCGAGATCTGAGCAGCCAGAATGTGCTCATTCGGGAAGATGGATCATGTGCCATTGGAGACCTGGGCCTTGCCTTGGTGCTCCCTGGCCTCACTCAGCCCCCTGCCTGGACCCCTACTCAACCACAAGGCCCAGCTGCCATCATGGAA GCTGGCACCCAGAGGTACATGGCACCAGAGCTCTTGGACAAGACTCTGGACCTACAGGATTGGGGCATGGCCCTCCGACGAGCTGATATTTACTCTTTGGCTCTGCTCCTGTGGGAGATACTGAGCCGCTGCCCAGATTTGAGTCCTG ACAGCAGTCCACCACCCTTCCAACTGGCCTATGAGGCAGAACTGGGCAATACCCCTACCTCTGATGAGCTATGGGCCTTGGCAGTGCAGGAGAGGAGGCGTCCCTACATCCCATCCACCTGGCGCTGCTTTGCCACA GACCCTGATGGGCTGAGGGAGCTCCTAGAAGACTGTTGGGATGCAGACCCAGAAGCACGGCTGACGGCTGAGTGTGTACAGCAGCGCCTGGCTGCCCTGGCCCATCCTCAGGAGAGCCACTCCTTTCCAGAGAGCTGTCCACGGGGCTGCCCACCTCTCTGCCCAGAAGACTGTACTTCAATTGCTGCCCCTACCATCCTCCCCTGTAGGCCTCAGCGGAGTGCCTGA
- the AMHR2 gene encoding anti-Muellerian hormone type-2 receptor isoform X4 has protein sequence MAGLRFQASADPASSCGFTILTLGCETCFVYSFGQLFASAFTPILNPFLSPPWASAPPNRRTCVFFEAPGVRGSTKTLGELLDTGTELPRAIRCLYSRCCFGIWNLTQDRAQVEMQGESIWMALVLLGLFLLLLLLLGSIILALLQRKNYRVRGEPVPEPRPDSGRDWSVELQELPELCFSQVIREGGHAVVWAGQLQGKLVAIKAFPPRSVAQFQAERALYELPGLQHDHIVRFITASRGGPGPLVSGPLLVLELHPKGSLCHYLTQHTSDWGSSLRMALSLAQGLAFLHEERWQNGQYKPGIAHRDLSSQNVLIREDGSCAIGDLGLALVLPGLTQPPAWTPTQPQGPAAIMEAGTQRYMAPELLDKTLDLQDWGMALRRADIYSLALLLWEILSRCPDLSPDSSPPPFQLAYEAELGNTPTSDELWALAVQERRRPYIPSTWRCFATDPDGLRELLEDCWDADPEARLTAECVQQRLAALAHPQESHSFPESCPRGCPPLCPEDCTSIAAPTILPCRPQRSA, from the exons ATGGCAGGGCTCAGGTTCCAGGCCTCTGCTGACCCTGCTTCCTCCTGTGGCTTTACCATACTGACGCTGGGATGTGAAACATGTTTTGTCTATTCTTTTGGCCAGTTGTTTGCCTCTGCATTCACTCCCATCTtgaatcctttcctttccccacccTGGGCCTCAGCACCCCCAAACAGGCGAACCTGTGTGTTCTTTGAGGCCCCTGGAGTGCGGGGAAGCACAAAGACACTGGGAGAGCTGCTAGATACAGGCACAGAGCTCCCCAGAGCTATCCGCTGCCTCTACAGCCGCTGCTGCTTTGGGATCTGGAACCTGACCCAAGACCGGGCACAGGTGGAAATGCAAG GTGAGTCCATCTGGATGGCACTGGTGCTGCTGGggctgttcctcctcctcctgctgctgctgggcAGCATCATCTTGG CCCTGCTACAGCGAAAGAACTACAGAGTGCGAGGTGAGCCAGTGCCAGAGCCAAGGCCAGACTCAGGCAGGGACTGGAGTGTGGAGCTGCAGGAGCTGCCCGAGCTGTGTTTCTCCCAG GTAATCCGGGAAGGAGGTCATGCAGTGGTTTGGGCCGGGCAGCTGCAAGGAAAACTGGTTGCCATCAAGGCCTTCCCACCGAGGTCTGTGGCTCAGTTCCAAGCTGAGAGAGCATTGTACGAACTTCCAGGCCTACAGCACGACCACATTGTCCGATTTATCACTGCCAGCCGGGGGGGCCCTGGCCCCCTGGTCTCTGGGCCCCTGCTGGTACTGGAACTGCATCCCAAG GGCTCCCTGTGCCACTACTTGACCCAGCACACCAGTGACTGGGGAAGTTCCCTGCGGATGGCACTGTCCCTGGCCCAAGGCCTGGCATTTCTCCATGAGGAGCGCTGGCAGAATG GCCAATATAAACCAGGTATTGCCCACCGAGATCTGAGCAGCCAGAATGTGCTCATTCGGGAAGATGGATCATGTGCCATTGGAGACCTGGGCCTTGCCTTGGTGCTCCCTGGCCTCACTCAGCCCCCTGCCTGGACCCCTACTCAACCACAAGGCCCAGCTGCCATCATGGAA GCTGGCACCCAGAGGTACATGGCACCAGAGCTCTTGGACAAGACTCTGGACCTACAGGATTGGGGCATGGCCCTCCGACGAGCTGATATTTACTCTTTGGCTCTGCTCCTGTGGGAGATACTGAGCCGCTGCCCAGATTTGAGTCCTG ACAGCAGTCCACCACCCTTCCAACTGGCCTATGAGGCAGAACTGGGCAATACCCCTACCTCTGATGAGCTATGGGCCTTGGCAGTGCAGGAGAGGAGGCGTCCCTACATCCCATCCACCTGGCGCTGCTTTGCCACA GACCCTGATGGGCTGAGGGAGCTCCTAGAAGACTGTTGGGATGCAGACCCAGAAGCACGGCTGACGGCTGAGTGTGTACAGCAGCGCCTGGCTGCCCTGGCCCATCCTCAGGAGAGCCACTCCTTTCCAGAGAGCTGTCCACGGGGCTGCCCACCTCTCTGCCCAGAAGACTGTACTTCAATTGCTGCCCCTACCATCCTCCCCTGTAGGCCTCAGCGGAGTGCCTGA